The genomic window CCAGAATCTCCAGCAGATTCGCCACCCCCGGCCGACCCTCCCGGTCGTACTCGACGTCCTGCCCGCTGTCCGTCACGGCCCGCATGATCTTGCGCCGGATCACCTCCGGCTCGTCGAGCAGATAGACGATCCCGCCCCCGCTGTCGTTCGACTTCCCCATCTTCGACGTCGGGTCCTGCAGATCCATCACCCGGGCCGCGACCTGTGGGTGCGTGGCCTTCGGCACCGTGAACACATGCCCGTACCGCTGGTTGAACCGCACAGCCAGATCCCGGGTCAGCTCGACGTGCTGCGCCTGGTCGTCCCCGACCGGCACCTCGTCCGTCGCGTACGCCAGGATGTCCGCGGCCATCAGGACGGGATACGTCAGCAGCGACAGCCGCACGCTCTCCCCGGCGGCGCGCGCCCGCGCACCCTTCTCCTTGTACTGGATCATGCGCCGCATCTCGCCGTCCGTGGCAGTGCACTCCAGCAGGTACGAGAGCCGGGCGTGCTCGTCCACATGGCTCTGCACGAACACGGTGCACCGCTCCGGATCCAGCCCCGCCGCCAGCAGGATCGTCGCCGCCTGCC from Streptomyces formicae includes these protein-coding regions:
- the trpS gene encoding tryptophan--tRNA ligase, producing the protein MKRTFSGVKPTGHLTLGNYLGAVRRWAEVDQHESDALFSVVDLHALTVEHDPARVRRLSRQAATILLAAGLDPERCTVFVQSHVDEHARLSYLLECTATDGEMRRMIQYKEKGARARAAGESVRLSLLTYPVLMAADILAYATDEVPVGDDQAQHVELTRDLAVRFNQRYGHVFTVPKATHPQVAARVMDLQDPTSKMGKSNDSGGGIVYLLDEPEVIRRKIMRAVTDSGQDVEYDREGRPGVANLLEILAACENGNPKALAGVYQSYGALKKDTAEAVVELLRPLRERHAQLAADPGFVDEVLRAGAARARGLARPLVDRAYEAIGLLPAG